In Trifolium pratense cultivar HEN17-A07 linkage group LG7, ARS_RC_1.1, whole genome shotgun sequence, a genomic segment contains:
- the LOC123893832 gene encoding uncharacterized protein LOC123893832 → MGSIDDSDDQNFKVDFTAEGVKVLKEKLNEKLNELMGNYTDEILVDYVIVLLKNGRGKDHAKNKLNVFLGDNSDSFVSWLWDHLALNIDLYVPSKGLQDEAPKSKLLSKVQADDDGFQNLNSTSESVRSRSRRNKDWKGLVGRDTEAPPMLSFVVDSMHLDEKSQSKVDRRPIAKKKKVNRGPRPPSPAPPVQRKRGYAVEQQKTKRDSVSQATIGAPQRLFQFAVRDAVATSRPSNLGTPVEPSLKRFRSAVSSSYVESSMVEHPYTMQTISREANPRATVFKAVEEAAEDAVKLKSSESAFDWIGNDMYPSYGNMQLEDNQYQEIGNDMYPLYGNMQLEDNQYQEQSPFLYHEKNYYGDPYAANMTMLDHETGSPSDSSSDNEGYDDVNFMGNSVGRVSQLSSSGGKRGEDSPMMHYSVAKSDYDNMLLKKNRNQEQSSAAPNNSKIVNISVNVNAWNPPVLEQYPKPRKVAQLSGHKTLNSGIGSLRSGPGMVNENAKTVKIDNGKVKPSLDLLKETQKAQPSTPGTGGSCAASCLIDDADSRIIFASNVHFAATKDAICRHFNKFGEVLDAVIVTDSITGQPKGAAYVEFMHKEAADNALSLDGTSFMSRILKVVRKSTAQHQDYAPAVPWPRGVKGSPYPSARFLRAPIPTGIAGAFTSRPPIKFGARSFQWKRDAQGTSCDSGETSKNSSISAPVSRGLTYVRAESKLEGSSSTR, encoded by the exons GATTATGTTATTGTGTTACTGAAGAATGGTAGGGGCAAAGATCACGCGAAGAATAAGTTGAATGTTTTTTTGGGGGATAACAGTGATTCTTTTGTATCCTG GCTGTGGGATCATTTGGCTTTGAATATAGATTTATATGTACCATCTAAGGGATTACAGGATGAAGCTCCCAAAAGCAAGCTTCTATCAAAGGTCCAAGCTGATGATGATGGTTTTCAGAATTTGAATTCAACGTCAGAAAGTGTAAGGTCTAGAAGTCGCCGTAACAAAGATTGGAAAGGGTTAGTAGGCAGAGACACCGAAGCACCACCCATGCTGAGCTTTGTGGTTGACAGCATGCATTTGGACGAAAAATCCCAATCTAAAGTCGACCGTCGTcctattgcaaaaaaaaaaaaggtcaaccGTGGTCCAAGGCCACCATCTCCTGCACCACCTGTTCAGAGGAAAAGGGGTTATGCTGTTGAGCAACAAAAGACTAAG AGGGATTCAGTTTCACAAGCAACTATTGGTGCTCCTCAACGGCTGTTTCAGTTTGCAGTGCGAGATGCAGTGGCTACTTCCAGGCCATCTAATTTGGGCACACCAGTGGAGCCCTCTTTAAAACGTTTCCGTTCTGCAGTTTCTTCATCCTATGTTGAGTCATCAATGGTTGAACATCCTTATACGATGCAGACCATTTCCAGGGAGGCAAACCCCAGGGCTACAGTGTTTAAGGCTGTGGAAGAAGCTGCCGAAGACGCGGTAAAGTTAAAATCCTCAGAAAGTGCATTTGATTGGATTGGTAATGATATGTATCCATCATATGGTAACATGCAACTTGAAGATAACCAATATCAAGAGATTGGTAATGATATGTATCCATTATATGGTAACATGCAACTTGAAGATAACCAATATCAAGAGCAAAGCCCATTTTTGTATcatgaaaaaaattactatGGTGATCCGTATGCTGCAAATATGACAATGTTGGATCATGAAACTGGTTCTCCTTCTGATTCTTCTTCAGACAATGAAGGGTATGACGATGTTAATTTCATGGGCAATAGTGTGGGTAGAGTTTCTCAGTTAAGTTCTTCTGGTGGAAAGAGGGGTGAGGATTCACCGATGATGCACTATAGTGTAGCCAAAAGTGATTATGATAATATGCTTCTAAAAAAGAATAGAAACCAGGAGCAATCATCTGCTGCACCTAACAATTCCAAGATAGTGAATATTTCTGTTAATGTAAATGCTTGGAATCCACCAGTCCTAGAACAATACCCTAAACCAAGAAAGGTTGCACAATTATCTGGTCATAAAACTTTAAACAGTGGAATTGGATCTCTAAGATCTGGCCCGGGTATGGTGAATGAGAATGCCAAAACGGTGAAAATTGACAATGGAAAA GTGAAACCTTCTTTGGATTTGCTGAAAGAGACTCAGAAGGCACAACCATCAACGCCTGGTACCG GTGGTTCATGTGCCGCTAGTTGTCTGATAGACGATGCTGATTCTCGAATCATATTTGCTAGCAAT GTTCATTTTGCTGCTACCAAAGATGCCATTTGTCGGCATTTCAATAAATTTGGGGAAGTGCTAGATGCTGTTATAGTTACTGATTCGATAACAGGACAGCCAAAAGG GGCAGCTTATGTGGAGTTCATGCATAAAGAAGCAGCTGATAATGCATTATCACTGGATGGAACTTCCTTCATGTCACGTATTCTTAAG GTTGTGAGGAAAAGTACCGCACAACATCAAGATTATGCTCCCGCTGTTCCATGGCCACGTGGAGTTAAGGGGTCTCCTTATCCTTCTGCAAGGTTTCTCAGAGCCCCGATTCCAACAGGTATTGCTGGGGCATTTACATCCAGGCCCCCAATTAAATTTGGTGCCAGGAGCTTCCAATGGAAGCGGGATGCACAAGGTACCTCATGTGACAGTGGTGAAACTTCAAAAAACAGCAGTATATCTGCACCTGTTTCTCGAGGTCTCACCTATGTCAGAGCAGAATCTAAGCTAGAGGGCAGCTCGAGTACCAGGTAG